The Enterococcus rotai genome includes a window with the following:
- the udk gene encoding uridine kinase, with amino-acid sequence MKNTQPIVIGVTGGSGSGKTSVSRAIFNHFPNHSIMMLEQDSYYKDQSHLSFEERLATNYDHPFAFDTDLLIKHLQQLINYQTIEKPVYDYVAHTRSSDIIIQEPKEVIILEGILILEDSRLRELMDIKLYVDTDDDIRIIRRIKRDMEERGRTLDSVIEQYLTVVKPMYHQFIEPTKRYADVIVPEGGENHVAIDLITTKVASILHDS; translated from the coding sequence ATGAAAAATACTCAACCAATCGTGATTGGTGTTACTGGCGGTTCCGGAAGTGGGAAAACCAGTGTTAGTCGGGCGATTTTCAATCATTTCCCCAATCATTCGATCATGATGTTGGAACAAGATTCTTATTATAAAGATCAAAGCCATCTGAGTTTTGAAGAAAGACTGGCCACGAATTATGACCATCCGTTTGCTTTTGATACGGATCTGTTGATCAAACATTTACAGCAGTTGATAAACTATCAGACGATTGAAAAACCAGTGTATGATTATGTTGCCCATACAAGAAGTTCGGATATCATTATTCAAGAACCAAAAGAAGTGATTATTTTAGAAGGTATTTTAATTTTAGAAGATAGCCGTTTAAGAGAATTAATGGATATTAAACTGTATGTCGATACTGATGATGATATTCGGATCATCCGCAGAATCAAACGTGATATGGAAGAGCGTGGTAGAACATTAGACTCTGTTATTGAACAGTATCTAACTGTTGTAAAACCAATGTACCATCAATTTATTGAACCAACAAAACGCTATGCAGATGTAATCGTTCCAGAAGGTGGCGAAAATCACGTAGCCATTGATTTGATCACAACAAAAGTAGCTAGCATTTTACATGACTCTTGA
- a CDS encoding ABC transporter permease has translation MFVLKHAFLNLKRHSWNYLLVCIMLFVLILGLMVTNIIYTSAKLFANDYSKQFPTIVSVLEPDLSNTTHDKKLTKEQYLKFGESKYVAGVKMVASVPISLNPLKTIDMPSPVQFQKLEGNEGANNFYQATANWLGASADDLIEGLNDSNMEIVTGSPKLKLNECLISSELAQLNQLKTGDTIQLTVTGNGITEYQTLTIAGIYQPKKLAESAEFKELMMTQENNVFTNWETIHALENFDRLGYNNISYELKNQKNFDRFLKEMQTKGMPSEYQVMTNEVSLEMLLSPVNGVGTLAGTILLGLFIFGNFSLLLFSLRNFRQRQTEICVLRNHGITKKQLIESRVLELFVVAGVSFIIALIVTNWVVQPIANWQLQNQKMLMGNIDPLFSSTSSGNVETIKSIPMMFTKGTFINTLGLTALFLTTIIFIDSYKLFKFESIECLLERKIDE, from the coding sequence ATGTTCGTCTTAAAACATGCTTTCTTAAATCTTAAAAGACATAGTTGGAATTATTTACTTGTTTGCATAATGTTATTTGTGTTGATTTTAGGTTTAATGGTTACAAACATCATCTATACTTCAGCTAAATTATTTGCAAATGATTACAGTAAACAATTTCCCACGATTGTGTCGGTTTTAGAACCAGATTTAAGTAATACAACGCATGACAAAAAACTAACAAAAGAGCAATACCTCAAATTTGGAGAATCTAAGTACGTAGCAGGGGTAAAAATGGTAGCTAGCGTGCCCATTTCATTGAATCCCCTGAAAACAATCGACATGCCTAGCCCAGTTCAGTTTCAAAAACTGGAGGGAAATGAAGGAGCTAACAACTTTTATCAAGCAACAGCAAATTGGCTTGGGGCATCAGCGGATGATCTTATTGAAGGACTCAATGACAGCAATATGGAAATCGTAACTGGGAGTCCGAAGCTAAAGTTAAATGAGTGTTTAATCAGCAGTGAATTGGCACAGTTGAATCAACTGAAAACAGGAGATACGATTCAACTAACAGTAACAGGAAATGGAATAACAGAATATCAGACACTAACTATCGCTGGAATCTATCAGCCCAAAAAACTAGCCGAATCAGCTGAGTTCAAAGAGTTGATGATGACTCAGGAAAACAATGTTTTTACGAATTGGGAAACCATCCATGCTTTGGAAAACTTTGATCGTTTAGGCTACAACAACATTTCTTATGAATTAAAAAATCAGAAGAATTTTGATCGCTTTCTAAAAGAGATGCAAACAAAAGGGATGCCGAGTGAATATCAAGTAATGACCAATGAAGTAAGTTTGGAAATGCTTTTGAGTCCCGTCAATGGAGTTGGCACTTTGGCTGGAACGATTTTATTAGGCTTGTTTATTTTCGGTAATTTTAGTCTGTTATTATTTTCACTTCGGAACTTTAGACAAAGACAGACAGAAATTTGCGTTTTGCGTAATCATGGCATTACAAAAAAACAACTGATTGAAAGCCGAGTACTTGAATTGTTTGTCGTTGCTGGGGTTAGTTTCATTATCGCTTTGATCGTTACAAACTGGGTTGTACAACCAATCGCTAATTGGCAGTTGCAGAATCAAAAGATGCTGATGGGAAACATTGATCCGCTATTCAGTAGTACATCTAGTGGAAACGTAGAAACGATAAAATCAATTCCAATGATGTTCACTAAAGGAACATTCATCAATACGCTTGGACTTACCGCATTGTTTTTGACCACGATTATATTCATTGATAGTTATAAACTTTTCAAATTTGAATCAATTGAATGTTTGTTAGAAAGGAAAATAGACGAGTAA
- a CDS encoding ATP-binding cassette domain-containing protein — protein MFVRKENRRVMILSLKNIVYTHKKNKETVLDDVTIDFSLGKVYGILGKSGVGKTTLLALIAGMDKVSSGELLFKRCNLTKLDRDRYRRQEIGAIFQQYNVLSNETAVTMLKLCTLNSDTQRKSDGYFYEALRKVGLDEKLANQKIKKMSVSNRQRVYLAQAVINDPKIMLIDDPVESLSELSLDVVMEYIRIYAKNEDKCIIIASRSKVIAEYVDELWGLNGGKLSFIKDNVE, from the coding sequence ATGTTTGTTAGAAAGGAAAATAGACGAGTAATGATTCTCTCTCTTAAAAATATAGTATATACGCATAAAAAGAACAAAGAGACTGTGTTAGACGATGTCACGATCGATTTTTCATTGGGGAAGGTCTATGGCATTTTAGGGAAAAGTGGTGTGGGGAAAACCACGTTGCTTGCCTTGATCGCTGGAATGGACAAGGTCAGTTCAGGTGAACTTCTTTTCAAAAGATGCAACCTAACTAAACTCGATCGTGACCGTTATCGCCGACAAGAAATTGGGGCGATTTTCCAACAGTACAATGTTCTGTCTAATGAAACGGCTGTAACCATGCTCAAATTGTGCACGCTCAATTCCGACACACAAAGAAAAAGTGACGGTTATTTTTATGAAGCGTTAAGAAAAGTCGGACTAGATGAGAAATTGGCAAACCAAAAAATAAAAAAAATGTCTGTTTCGAATCGGCAAAGAGTCTATTTAGCTCAAGCGGTAATCAATGATCCTAAGATTATGTTGATCGATGATCCGGTTGAGTCACTAAGTGAACTTTCATTAGACGTGGTCATGGAATACATACGTATATATGCAAAAAATGAAGACAAGTGTATTATCATCGCCTCACGATCAAAAGTGATCGCAGAGTATGTTGATGAGTTATGGGGATTGAATGGTGGGAAACTATCATTTATTAAAGACAATGTAGAATAA
- a CDS encoding YjjG family noncanonical pyrimidine nucleotidase, translated as MKFKTLLFDVDDTLLDFQATEKKALQALFEEEEVTLTDEIEATYKKINSQLWREFEQGKTDKKTVTDTRFSLLFDQLNKSVDGKKMGERYRYHLSQGHDLLGNSKSIIERLKPDYDLYIVTNGVAKTQYQRLKDSNMTEFFNDIFVSEEVGYQKPMKEYFDYVFDRIPNFEHEKTMIIGDSLASDIQGGNLANIQTLWLNPSKQPAHSEIQPTYEISRLDEIFTILE; from the coding sequence ATGAAATTTAAAACCTTATTATTTGATGTTGATGATACACTACTAGATTTTCAAGCAACAGAAAAAAAAGCATTACAAGCACTGTTTGAAGAAGAGGAAGTAACATTGACAGATGAAATAGAAGCAACCTATAAAAAAATCAATAGCCAATTATGGCGGGAATTTGAACAAGGAAAGACAGACAAAAAAACAGTTACAGATACTCGCTTTAGCTTATTATTTGATCAGTTGAATAAGTCAGTTGATGGCAAAAAAATGGGGGAGCGATATCGTTATCATTTAAGTCAAGGACACGATTTACTAGGCAACAGCAAATCGATTATTGAGCGTCTTAAACCTGATTATGATTTGTATATTGTGACAAACGGTGTAGCAAAAACGCAGTATCAACGACTAAAAGATTCAAATATGACTGAATTTTTTAATGATATTTTTGTGTCAGAAGAGGTAGGCTATCAAAAACCAATGAAAGAATATTTTGATTATGTTTTTGACCGAATTCCTAATTTTGAACATGAAAAAACAATGATCATTGGGGATTCCTTGGCTTCAGATATTCAAGGTGGGAATCTAGCTAATATTCAAACACTGTGGTTAAACCCATCAAAACAACCAGCTCATTCAGAGATTCAGCCAACGTATGAAATTAGTCGTTTGGATGAGATTTTTACTATATTAGAATAA
- a CDS encoding sensor histidine kinase, with the protein MRVNLKISLTVLTFAFFVMLIISGGFFAVKSNWSSMNVGQSLGTAVYVINDSTELTAQPATTLEIRSDEVVSTTVLDDIYLNSFLKYLPMIILVVCSALLVLTMTLWYVLRRIYTKQMVTIIHDLQFLEKFSEDKVEDQAVAEAFKQLKDKFDGHLNDYKRLSSYLTHEQKNAIAILRANLELEQNETANLHILDRLTDSIDDILTLSNSTGEAMSEQVDVSLICAEVCDTYRKSYPALSFSFDEAGSTVILGKNRWIYRAVSNLVDNAIKYGEQKPIMVSVNNRKGSIIVEIKDQGKGIDPKVHATIFDHNYRINGLKQDGYGIGLSVVSHVCDLCQGFVYVESKKNIGSTFYLSFPQMVES; encoded by the coding sequence ATGCGAGTAAATTTAAAAATCAGTTTAACCGTATTAACATTTGCTTTTTTTGTCATGTTGATTATTAGCGGCGGCTTTTTTGCGGTAAAGAGTAATTGGAGTTCAATGAACGTTGGTCAATCGCTAGGGACTGCTGTTTATGTTATCAATGATTCTACAGAATTAACTGCTCAGCCAGCAACAACATTAGAGATTAGATCAGATGAAGTAGTGAGTACAACAGTCTTGGATGATATTTACTTAAACAGCTTTTTAAAGTATTTGCCAATGATTATTTTAGTTGTCTGTTCTGCTTTGTTGGTCTTGACCATGACATTATGGTACGTTTTACGTCGAATTTATACCAAACAAATGGTCACGATTATCCACGATCTGCAATTTCTAGAAAAATTTTCAGAAGATAAAGTGGAAGATCAAGCAGTAGCCGAAGCATTTAAACAGCTTAAGGATAAATTCGATGGCCATTTGAACGACTATAAACGGTTAAGCAGCTATCTGACTCATGAACAAAAAAATGCCATTGCTATTTTAAGAGCTAATTTAGAGTTAGAACAAAATGAAACAGCTAACCTACATATTTTGGATCGTCTGACCGATAGTATCGATGACATTTTAACCTTATCTAACAGTACTGGCGAAGCTATGAGTGAACAAGTTGATGTTTCATTGATTTGTGCAGAAGTTTGCGATACGTATCGTAAAAGTTATCCAGCGCTGTCATTTTCGTTTGATGAAGCCGGCTCCACAGTGATTTTAGGAAAAAATCGCTGGATTTATCGAGCAGTCTCAAATTTAGTGGATAATGCAATAAAATATGGGGAGCAAAAACCTATAATGGTCTCTGTCAACAACCGTAAAGGAAGCATTATTGTTGAAATCAAAGATCAAGGCAAAGGAATCGATCCTAAGGTACATGCTACTATTTTTGATCATAATTATCGGATCAATGGATTGAAACAAGATGGTTATGGGATCGGGTTGTCTGTTGTCTCTCATGTATGTGATTTATGTCAGGGTTTTGTTTACGTTGAAAGTAAGAAAAATATAGGGTCTACTTTTTATCTGTCATTTCCACAAATGGTTGAAAGTTAA
- a CDS encoding GNAT family N-acetyltransferase, whose translation MIIREIQELQAVHFDLLLLADPDKHLVENYVKRSVCFEAIFNGTEAGILALLPTRPETLEIVNIAVAKTYQGQGIGEKLLQFALSYAKNSQYKTVEIGTGSTSFGQLYLYQKCGFRMTSIDRDFFLRHYEEEIVENKLILKDMVRLSIDV comes from the coding sequence ATGATAATTAGAGAAATCCAAGAACTTCAAGCTGTCCACTTCGACCTATTATTATTAGCCGATCCAGACAAACATTTAGTTGAAAACTATGTCAAACGTAGCGTTTGTTTTGAAGCTATATTTAATGGTACTGAAGCAGGTATTTTAGCTTTGCTTCCTACTAGGCCAGAAACCTTGGAAATCGTCAATATTGCTGTAGCTAAAACATATCAAGGTCAAGGAATCGGCGAGAAATTACTTCAATTTGCACTGAGTTATGCTAAAAATAGCCAGTACAAAACGGTAGAAATCGGCACGGGCAGCACTAGTTTTGGCCAATTATACCTGTATCAAAAATGCGGCTTCCGGATGACTAGTATTGATCGAGACTTTTTTCTTCGCCACTATGAAGAAGAAATCGTGGAAAATAAGCTGATTTTAAAAGATATGGTTCGTTTAAGTATTGATGTGTAA
- a CDS encoding response regulator transcription factor, which translates to MRILIIEDNRELALTVQKGLERGKFIVDLAFSGMDGEEKAYVNTYDAILLDLNLPDKDGLSILHFLRESMIDTPIIIITARDEIEERAKGLDFGADDYLVKPFELLELVARIRAVIRRFHGRTSPHIKINQLMIDPVKRFVSYGGAEIVLKPKEFDILLCIAQKHPAVVSTEEIAEHVYDEHFDPFSSVLRVHLARVKKQLAQASGKEMLKTIRGKGYQLCE; encoded by the coding sequence ATGAGAATTTTAATTATTGAAGACAATCGAGAATTAGCATTAACTGTACAAAAAGGATTGGAGCGGGGAAAATTCATAGTAGACTTGGCTTTTTCAGGCATGGACGGAGAAGAAAAAGCATATGTAAATACATACGATGCTATCTTACTAGACTTAAATTTACCAGATAAAGATGGATTGTCGATTTTACATTTTTTAAGAGAGTCAATGATCGACACACCAATTATTATTATCACGGCCCGAGATGAGATCGAAGAACGGGCGAAAGGCTTGGACTTTGGGGCAGATGATTATTTGGTAAAACCTTTTGAATTATTAGAATTAGTAGCCCGCATTCGTGCGGTTATTCGGCGTTTCCATGGACGAACGTCTCCCCATATTAAAATCAACCAACTCATGATCGATCCAGTTAAACGTTTTGTCAGTTATGGCGGTGCAGAGATTGTCTTAAAACCGAAAGAATTTGATATTTTATTGTGTATTGCCCAAAAGCATCCGGCTGTTGTCTCTACAGAAGAGATTGCAGAACATGTGTATGACGAACATTTTGACCCGTTTTCTTCTGTTTTACGTGTCCATCTGGCTAGAGTAAAAAAACAGCTTGCACAAGCATCGGGCAAGGAAATGCTAAAAACCATTCGAGGGAAGGGCTATCAACTATGCGAGTAA